The following proteins are co-located in the Hevea brasiliensis isolate MT/VB/25A 57/8 chromosome 11, ASM3005281v1, whole genome shotgun sequence genome:
- the LOC110670049 gene encoding 40S ribosomal protein S3-3 — MATQISKKRKFVADGVFYAELNEVLTRELAEDGYSGVEVRVTPMRTEIIIRATRTQNVLGEKGRRIRELTSVVQKRFKFPENSVELYAEKVNNRGLCAIAQAESLRYKLLGGLAVRRACYGVLRFIMESGAKGCEVIVSGKLRAQRAKSMKFKDGYMISSGQPVKDYIDSAVRHVLLRQGVLGIKVKIMLDWDPKGKQGPTTPLPDLVTIHQPKEEAEYTQPPPVLATVIEVPVPVA, encoded by the exons ATGGCGACTCAAATAAGCAAGAAGCGAAAG TTCGTCGCTGATGGAGTTTTCTATGCCGAGCTTAACGAGGTCTTGACCAGAGAGCTTGCCGAGGATGGATACTCTGGTGTTGAGGTTAGGGTCACCCCTATGCGCACTGAGATCATCATCAGAGCCACCCGCACCCAAAATGTTCTGG GTGAGAAGGGGAGGAGGATCAGGGAACTGACCTCAGTGGTACAAAAGAGGTTTAAATTCCCAGAGAACAGCGTCGAACTCTACGCTGAGAAGGTTAACAACAGAGGGCTTTGCGCCATTGCTCAGGCTGAGTCTCTTCGCTACAAGCTTCTTGGTGGTCTTGCAGTTCGCAG GGCCTGTTATGGTGTGTTGAGATTTATTATGGAAAGCGGTGCTAAGGGATGTGAG GTGATTGTCAGTGGGAAGCTAAGGGCGCAGCGTGCAAAATCTATGAAATTTAAGGATGGCTACATGATTTCATCTGGTCAGCCAGTCAAAGATTATATTGACTCTGCTGTGAGACATGTACTTTTACGACAG GGGGTTCTCGGTATCAAGGTCAAGATTATGCTTGATTGGGACCCCAAGGGGAAGCAGGGCCCAACAACTCCTCTACCAGATTTGGTCACAATTCATCAACCTAAGGAGGAAGCAGAGTACACGCAACCACCACCTGTATTGGCTACCGTGATTGAGGTCCCAGTCCCAGTGGCTTAA